Proteins encoded in a region of the Acidobacteriota bacterium genome:
- a CDS encoding carboxypeptidase regulatory-like domain-containing protein codes for MALSHAIALALLLVPAGAGAQATPGQIAGRTVDESGAPIPGAFVTVRSSKPVAGQVELEVLSDESGRFRFDGIPPGPYRVATHLFGFHLTISNVEVPVARTADVALVMMAAPIVECVKSFPATGEFRTRSGDQLPTAYLTVARDGGRARSYEVLPTGRPDPCFSLATADHVVLDVFGYGEQVLKRAGQDPSALTWQVAIDPTAASLAGRTKPGPPQGQVRGRVFDVFGASIPDASVLFQPVDPRSGLTAFGAVADARGRFDFEGVRIGTYRVTCRVRGYETSVAVHEVRPGVQNEVTLIVRAAK; via the coding sequence ATGGCCCTGAGTCACGCAATCGCGCTCGCCCTGTTGCTGGTGCCCGCTGGTGCGGGGGCGCAGGCCACACCAGGACAGATCGCTGGCAGGACGGTCGATGAGAGCGGCGCGCCGATTCCGGGCGCGTTCGTGACGGTGCGCTCGTCGAAGCCGGTTGCGGGACAGGTGGAACTGGAGGTGTTGTCCGATGAGTCCGGCCGCTTCCGGTTCGACGGCATTCCACCCGGGCCGTACCGGGTTGCAACTCATCTGTTCGGTTTCCACCTGACCATCTCGAACGTCGAGGTCCCGGTGGCCCGCACCGCAGATGTCGCACTTGTGATGATGGCCGCTCCGATTGTCGAGTGTGTGAAGTCCTTCCCTGCGACGGGCGAGTTCAGGACCCGGAGCGGCGATCAGCTGCCAACGGCGTACCTGACCGTCGCACGTGACGGTGGCCGTGCGCGGAGCTACGAGGTGCTGCCGACGGGGCGGCCAGATCCCTGCTTCTCGCTGGCAACCGCGGACCACGTAGTCCTTGATGTGTTCGGTTACGGCGAACAGGTGCTCAAGCGCGCCGGACAGGATCCGTCAGCGCTGACGTGGCAGGTCGCGATCGATCCAACGGCGGCGTCCCTGGCCGGCCGAACGAAGCCGGGACCGCCGCAGGGCCAGGTGCGCGGGCGGGTGTTTGACGTGTTCGGCGCGTCCATTCCCGACGCGTCGGTCCTTTTTCAGCCGGTGGACCCGCGATCCGGCCTGACGGCGTTTGGAGCCGTGGCGGATGCACGTGGTCGATTCGATTTTGAGGGCGTGCGCATTGGGACCTATCGCGTCACGTGCCGGGTCCGCGGCTATGAAACCAGCGTGGCCGTCCACGAAGTGAGGCCTGGCGTACAGAACGAAGTGACGCTGATCGTGCGTGCCGCGAAGTAG